CTGAGCGTGCCGGTTATCAGTTGGCCGCGCAAGCCCAGGCGGTGCAGCAATTCGAGCATGTGCGCGCCGCGTTGTGGGACACGATGTCCACGCCGCCGGTGGACAACACCACCAATTTTTCCAGCTTCATCAACGTCGCGATTCTCGAATTGCCCATCTCCGGTACGAACGTCATCTATGCGACGAATTATCTTACCGTCAGCACCATCACGGTGACCAACAACCCGCCGACTTACGTCAAGCTGGTGCAGGTGGATACCTTCTGGCCCTGGAACGGCGTCACCATGAGCAATGTCATGGTCGCCTATCGCGCTCCTGACGAATGAAAATCATAATCAAACAACTTCGCGGCGTCCGGGGCACCCGGGGCATGACGCTGGTGGAACTGATGTGCAGCGTGGCGATCTTCGCGTTGCTGATCGCCGGATTGATTTCGGTCAACCTCTTCGGCCTGCGCCAGGACGAGCTGGTCAACAGCGCGCTCGGGGCGAATGACCAGTCACGCCTGAACTTCAATTTGATGCTCGATGAAATCCGTTCGAGCAAAGACAT
This sequence is a window from Verrucomicrobiia bacterium. Protein-coding genes within it:
- a CDS encoding prepilin-type N-terminal cleavage/methylation domain-containing protein; protein product: MKTQLKNLPRKSGFTIAEMVVCFTIITLVIGGTMTAYNRSALFTERAGYQLAAQAQAVQQFEHVRAALWDTMSTPPVDNTTNFSSFINVAILELPISGTNVIYATNYLTVSTITVTNNPPTYVKLVQVDTFWPWNGVTMSNVMVAYRAPDE